In Planctomycetia bacterium, the genomic window GCCGGTTAGCGCAATCGCCAGCGCCGATCCAATGATGGCAGGATCACCCGAGAGATTCCGGAACATCGCGACTTGGGCAATGAGTGTGGCCATCAATCCAAAGCCGGGACCGAACTTCGCCAGCGTCGCGAAGAAGTGCCGGCCATGTTTGTGCCGTTCCTGCATGGCCTCGATTTCCTGCCGCATTACCTGTTCAATCATTTCCGGGTCGGAGCCGTCAATGGTGAGTTGCAGTCCCCGACGAAGAAACGGGTCTGGCGCTTCGCGAGCCGCTTGTTCCAGCGCCAGCACGCCATCGCGCCGCGCGATTTCCGCGTAGTTGACCATCTCGCGTATGGCGGCATCGAGATTGTGATGCCGGCTGAACAGCCATTTCTTGAGCGAACCGAATGCGTTCAAGGTGACATGCATCGGGAGCGACAACATTGCCGCGCCCAATGAGCCGCCGAGTACGAGGAGTATCTCGTTCGGCTTGAAGTACGCAGCCATGGCTCCATGCGACGCGTGATACATCGGATAAAGAACGACTCCCCACGTCAGAAACAACCCGAAGCCCGTTGAACCGTCCATTCGTCACCGATCCTTTTCTGTGCGCCCGCGGCGAGCAGGAGCGCGTCAAGGGATGAGTCGCTTGCAGATGAATCCCATGACAGAATCAGGAACGTGTGATAATCAACGCATCAGGATTGTCCCGGGAGGCATTTTATCAGCACGCGAAGCGACCAACGCGATTGGGTTGGTTGTAAGGATTCCTTGAGCGGCAGGACATATGCAGTGTCCCGTGAACGGAACTGTCAGTTGTGATCCGCTCACGTCACCCACCAAACCATCGGAGTCCATCCGTGCAAACCCCACTTGTTGACGAGGTCGTTCGACTCGGCAGAGATATTCCGGAACTCATGCTCTACCGGGGTGCGATCGGAACTGTCTGTAGCATTTGGTTCGCGCCGCTTGCGGCATTCGAAGTAGAGTTTGATGTTCATGGCCAGCCGACCCGCGTGTTGCTGTTATCCCAGGAAGTGCAGCTCGTTCACGAGCGGGCTATGCCGCAACGGCACGATACACTCCATGAGTCCACGCCGGACGCTGCCTGACGAATTCGCAGCGCGATCGTGCCGCTGATTTATTGGGAGGATACTTGCGTCGGCATCCGGCAGAATCCTTGTGGGGGGGACCGCCAGCGCTGCGTTGAACTTCGAGGAGAGGTTCTGAAAAGCGATCAGTCCCGTCAGTTCGACGATCACGTCGTCGTCCCACCGCCGTTTGAGGCGTTGACGCAGATCATCGTCGACTTGATTGAACGTAATAGCTTCTGCGTATTCCAACGCGAGACGTTCCTCGGGTAGGAACAACACACTGTCTCGCCAGTCCGCAAGCGCGTCAATTTTCTCCATCGGCACTCCGCGTTCGGCGAGCTTTGCAGAATTGATGTCGACGCAGAACGCACACTGGTTGATCTGCGACACTCCTACCGTCAGCAGCGACCGAAGGCCAGGCGCCAGGGGCGAGGCGCGGCGGTCGAGAGCGGCGTAGAGTATCGCCAGTTCAGTGAACACTCGTGGAGAGCGGCCCCATAGGAGCGCCGGGTGCAGCACGCGGCCGTAACTTCGTTTCTGTTTCCAGAATAATAGCCGGAGCAGCCACGGATAGGTGCTGAGCGGTTTTGTCGCGACGGTTGCCTGAGCATTCACCATGATGGTTCCAACCCTTGATTCGTCGCTGACTCTACTCGAACGCCGGCCAAGGGGTGTGCCGGCGGTCCCGGCAGTTGGCGGGGATTTGCGGAGTTGCCGCATGGACTGATGAAGAAATGACTGCGGCTGTGGTGCGGGAACGCGGCTGGTCTGTGTTTCGCGCTCCGCTCAATCATTGGCTCGATCCGAACGATTGGTGGCGGGAGTGACCTGCTCCCCAACTCCGTTGCTCAATTCGGTGTTTGGATGAAATGCTGCCCACGCGAACCAGAAGCTGTGTGCAACCCGTGCGTCGCGGGGCGCCTGAACAATTCTGACTCCTCCGCTCGCGTCGGCCTGCAACTCCACGCGCTGGCCTCCTAACTGGTCAGTGATCGTCCTGCCTCGTGCGTCGAGAATTCGCTGAACCGGGTACGCTCGGCATACGTCGCCGACGCAAATGCCCACCACGCGCTCTTTGGCTTTGAGGCGCGCGTCGTGGTGAGCCACAGGAAACATGAGCCGGTCTGTCGCAAAGTAGTCGCCATAGGGATCTTGCGAATAATCCCGGCGATGGCCGGTCTGGTTTGTCACGACCGTTGCCTTGGCATATCGCTCCCGGAGCGCTTTGAACGTGATGAGTTCCCAAGGCAAGTGCCGAAGTGCTCGTCCGACTTTCGGGCCGCTCACCGCGCGGAAGCCGAGCTGTGACCACAGCGCATTGTCCGTT contains:
- a CDS encoding MotA/TolQ/ExbB proton channel family protein; protein product: MDGSTGFGLFLTWGVVLYPMYHASHGAMAAYFKPNEILLVLGGSLGAAMLSLPMHVTLNAFGSLKKWLFSRHHNLDAAIREMVNYAEIARRDGVLALEQAAREAPDPFLRRGLQLTIDGSDPEMIEQVMRQEIEAMQERHKHGRHFFATLAKFGPGFGLMATLIAQVAMFRNLSGDPAIIGSALAIALTGTLYGAMLQNLIVGPIAEKLGIRSREETQAKELILQGVLSIQAGQNPRAVETQLLSFLNPQQHTAMKRAA
- a CDS encoding carboxymuconolactone decarboxylase family protein, coding for MVNAQATVATKPLSTYPWLLRLLFWKQKRSYGRVLHPALLWGRSPRVFTELAILYAALDRRASPLAPGLRSLLTVGVSQINQCAFCVDINSAKLAERGVPMEKIDALADWRDSVLFLPEERLALEYAEAITFNQVDDDLRQRLKRRWDDDVIVELTGLIAFQNLSSKFNAALAVPPTRILPDADASILPINQRHDRAANSSGSVRRGLMECIVPLRHSPLVNELHFLG
- a CDS encoding DUF3179 domain-containing protein; the encoded protein is MTKRPRFRAVIIAVAIAGTAYAGWQVSRNEVNATALLSADAAPAPMNDPIAQFDATGLTLPRSDIIAGGPPKDGIPSLTAPTTAPVDRADFLQPNDRVIVVTVDDQTRGYPIAILTWHEVINDELAGVPVAVVYCPLCDSVTVVDRRIGGKTLEFGISGLLHNSNVLLYDRTDNALWSQLGFRAVSGPKVGRALRHLPWELITFKALRERYAKATVVTNQTGHRRDYSQDPYGDYFATDRLMFPVAHHDARLKAKERVVGICVGDVCRAYPVQRILDARGRTITDQLGGQRVELQADASGGVRIVQAPRDARVAHSFWFAWAAFHPNTELSNGVGEQVTPATNRSDRAND